One window of the Podospora pseudocomata strain CBS 415.72m chromosome 7, whole genome shotgun sequence genome contains the following:
- the RPS7A gene encoding ribosomal protein S7A (COG:J; EggNog:ENOG503NTZ0) yields the protein MSAPEKVIGDVVGIAADGWSKLQALAICLAESMVGQQTVHRLLILPIRPTENSPGLSNPIRQGLANPFSINHFDNLAASPSRDFSGTRPSTTTAKMSTPQLSKIAANSPSHSKPSELEQAIAGALYDLESNTADLKAALRPLQFTSAREIEVGHGKKAIVIFVPVPSLQGFHRVQQRLTRELEKKFSDRHVLILAARRILPRPKRSTRSRNLQKQKRPRSRTLTAVHDAILTDLVYPVEIVGKRIRTKEDGSKTLKVILDEKERGGVDYRLDTYSEVYKRLTGRGVIFEFPQTGSAEY from the exons ATGTCTGCCCCTGAAAAGGTGATTGGGGATGTTGTGGGGATTGCAGCTGACGGGTGGtccaagctccaagctcTGGCCATCTGCCTGGCAGAATCCATGGTGGGGCAACAGACAGTTCACCGCCTGCTAATATTGCCAATCAGGCCCACCGAAAATTCTCCAGGGCTTTCAAACCCTATCCGCCAAGGCCTGGCCAATCCATTTTCCATCAACCACTTTGACAACCTCGCAGCGAGCCCATCTCGAGACTTCTCCGGAACCCGACCATCGACGACAACGGCCAAAATGTCTACCCCTCAGCTCAGCAAGATCGCGGCTAACAGCCCTTCGCACTCCAAGCCCTCTGAGCTTGAGCAGGCCATCGCTGGCGCTCTCTACGACCTCGAGAGCAACACTGCTGACCTCAAGGCTGCCCTCCGCCCTCTGCAGTTCACTTCTGCTCGCGAG ATCGAGGTTGGCCACGGCAAGAAGGCTATTGTCATCTTTGTCCCCGTTCCTTCTCTGCAGGGTTTCCACCGTGTCCAGCAGCG CTTGACCCGtgagctcgagaagaagTTCTCCGACCGCCacgtcctcatcctcgctgcTCGCCGCattctcccccgccccaagCGCTCCACCCGCTCCCGCAACCTCCAGAAGCAGAAGCGTCCCCGTTCCCGCACTCTTACCGCTGTCCACGATGCTATCCTGACCGACCTCGTCTACCCCGTCGAGATCGTCGGCAAGCGTATCCGCACCAAAGAGGACGGCTCCAAGACCCTCAAGGTCATCCTTGACGAGAAGGAGCGCGGCGGTGTTGACTACAGACTCGACACCTACTCTGAGGTTTACAAGCGCCTCACCGGCCGTGGTGTCATCTTCGAGTTCCCCCAGACCGGCTCCGCCGAGTACTAG
- a CDS encoding hypothetical protein (COG:F; EggNog:ENOG503P3R4; MEROPS:MER0043475): MTILESPHSIVKTAPHSRPLKLAILLNSYRSPFIHEIRDSYIRSLSQVTHHPDTQLSFFYPADNYKQENDLPDLSRDNYDLIVIGGGNADPRKRHAWILRVHKFILDTVKNYPRQKICGICWGHQTIGMLFGGEVIDLEHPELGVTEAALTPLGQKFFGSRDHHHHHQQQHRASTSHGKVGKKVLSLQQHHRRALGTTPKGFHELLVDNQAFVSQNNAILTFQGHPEKDARCAKLRVGDAVRWYSLGKNSVSEGETGSSESEEEERVTMLVKIQKDMERQHDGVEVWGRVLDWVREGSSGAGHEILHGAGVHL; this comes from the coding sequence ATGACTATTCTAGAATCCCCCCATTCTATCGTGAAGACGGCACCCCACAGCAGGCCTCTCAAACTCGCCATCCTGCTCAACTCGTACCGTTCACCCTTCATCCACGAGATTAGGGACTCGTACAttcgctccctctcccaggTCACCCACCACCCGGACACTCAACTCTCTTTTTTCTACCCGGCCGATAACTACAAGCAGGAGAACGATCTGCCTGATTTGAGCCGGGACAACTACGACTTGATCGTCATCGGGGGCGGAAACGCCGAcccgaggaagaggcacGCGTGGATCTTGAGGGTTCACAAGTTCATTCTTGACACGGTCAAGAACTACCCGCGGCAGAAAATTTGCGGGATATGCTGGGGACACCAGACGATTGGGATGCTGTTTGGTGGCGAGGTGATTGATCTGGAACATCCCGAGCTGGGGGTGACCGAGGCGGCTCTAACGCCGCTGGGGCAGAAGTTTTTTGGTTCGAGggatcatcaccatcatcatcaacagcagcaccggGCCAGCACCTCGCATGGGAAGGTGGGGAAGAAGGTTTTAAGTCTTCAGCAGCATCACCGTCGCGCGCTTGGCACGACACCAAAGGGGTTTCACGAATTGTTGGTTGACAACCAGGCTTTTGTCAGCCAGAATAACGCGATTCTGACCTTTCAGGGTCATCCTGAAAAGGATGCTCGGTGTGCTAagttgagggtgggggatgcgGTTAGGTGGTATAGCCTTGGGAAAAACAGTGTGAGCGAAGGGGAGACCGGGTCGTCAGAGtctgaagaggaagaaagggTGAcgatgttggtgaagatcCAGAAGGATATGGAAAGGCAGCACGATGGAGTGGAGGTTTGGGGCAGGGTGCTGGATTGGGTTAGGGAGGGGAGTTCTGGGGCGGGTCATGAAATTCTCCATGGAGCCGGGGTACATTTGTGA